In Planctomycetota bacterium, the sequence GCGCCTGCGTGGGGTGACGATCGAATGAACCTCAATGACGTCAAGAGTATCCCGACCGGCCGCAAGCGCGCCAGGCGCGTGGGCCGTGGCGAGAGCTCGGGCAGTGGCAAGACCTCGGGGCGGGGCACCTCGGGCCAGCGTTCGCGCTCCGGCCGCAAGGGGCACGGCATCTACGAGGGCGGCCAGATGCCCCTCTTCCGCCGCCTGCCCAAGCGCGGATTCAACAACATCGTGTTCGCCCGCCGCTACGCCGTCGTCAACGTCGGCGACCTCAACGGCTTCGGCGACGGCCAGGAAGTGGACCCGGCCGCCCTGATCCAGGCCGGCCTGATCACGCGCGTGCTCGACGGGGTGAAGATTCTCGCCCACGGAGAGCTTCAGCGCAAACTTACCGTGAAAGCCCACCGCTTCAGCGGCGCGGCCCTGGCGAAGATCCAGGCCGCCGGCGGCGAGGCCGTGGTGCTCTGAGGAGGATCGCCCGGGGCGGCGCGATGCTACGCACTTTCGCCAACATCTTCCGAGTGCCCGACCTTCGCAAGAAGGTGCTGGTCACCCTCTTCATGATCGTGGTGTTCCGCCTCGGCACCTATGTGCCGCTGCCCGGCATCAACACGGCCGCGGTCACCCAGGTCGTGGACAAGTTCCGCGAGGGCGGCCGCAGCGCCGCCGGCCGCGCCCTGAGCCTCATTGACCTCTTCACGGGCGGCGCCCTTGGGCGGTGCACCGTCTTCGCCCTCGGCATCATGCCCTACATCAGCGCGTCCATCATCTTCCAACTCCTCACCACCGTCATCAAGCCCCTCGAGGAGCTCCAGCGCGAGGGCGAAGCGGGCCGCAAGAAGATCAACCAGTACACCCGCTATGCCACCGTCGTCCTGTGCATGGTCCAGTCGTTCTTCATGTCCTCGTGGATCGAGGGCCGGCCCTTCGAGGTCCAACTGGTCACCCCGGGCATGCAAGCCGGGCCCTGGTTCGAAATCTCCACGATGCTCGCGCTGACGGCGGGCAGCGTGTTCCTCATGTGGCTGGGCGAGACCCTCACCGAGCACGGCATCGGCAACGGCATCTCCGTGCTCATCATGGCGGGCATCGTGGACCGCATGCCGACCGCCGCCCAGCAGCTCTGGAACAGGGTGGACTGGAGCCGGCCCTTCACCCCCGAGGCCGGCCGGATGAACGTCCTCATGCTCGCCTTCTTCCTCGCCATCTATCTTGGGGTCGTCGTGGGCGTCGTCATGATCACCCAGGGCCAGCGCCGCGTCACCGTGCAGCAGGCCAAACACACGCGCGGCCACCGCGTCTACGGCGGCCAGCGCCACTACATGCCCCTCCGGGTCGGGCAGGCCGGCGTGATCCCCATCATCTTCGCCCAGTCGCTGCTCACCTTCCCCAACATCATCTTCGGCTCCCTGAGCGCCCGCTGGCCGTCGTTCGGCTTCATCGCCGCCGCCTTCCAGGTGGGCTCCTTCACCTACACCTTCGTCTACATCCTCCTGATCGTGTTCTTCTGCTACTTCTGGACCGCCGTCGTCTTCAACCCGCTCAAGATGGCCGAGGAGATGAAGAACTACGGCCACTTCGTCCCCGGCATCCGGCCGGGCAAGATGACCGCCCAGTACCTCGAGCGCCTCATGACCCGCATCACCCTGGCAGGTTCCGCCTTCCTGGCCTTCATCGCCGTCCTGCCGCAGCTCATCCACAGCAGCCTCGACGTGGACGTGAACGTGGCATACCTCTACGGGGGCACCAGCCTGCTCATCATCGTAGGCGTGGCCCTCGAGATCGTTCAGAAGATCGAATCGCACCTCCTCATGCGCCACTACGAGGGCTTCATGAAGAAGGGGCGCATCCACGGCAGGAGTTCATGGTGAGACTCGTCTTCCTGGGCCCCCCCGGCGCCGGCAAAGGCACCCAGGCCATGCAACAAGCCGAGCAGCGCGGTCTTCGCTACATTGCGACGGGCGACGAGTTGCGCAAGGCCATCGCCGCCGGCACCCCGCTCGGCCTCCAGGCCAAAGCCTACACGTCCACCGGGCGCTTGGTGCCCGATGAGGTCATCATCGGCCTGGCTCGGGAGCTGCTCGAGCAGCCCGGAGCCGAGGCCGGGGTCATCTTCGACGGCTTCCCGCGCACGATTGGCCAGGCCGAGGCCCTCGACGCTCTGCTGCGCGAGCGGGGCGAAGCACTCGACGCCGTCCTGTACTTCGACGTTTCGAGCGACGCGGTCGTGAAGCGGCTCTCGGGGCGGCGCGTCTGCCGCCAGTGCGGAGCGACGTTCCACGTCGAGAGCCTGCCCTCCCAGCGCGGCGACGTGTGCGACCGCTGCGGAGGCGCGCTCTACCAGCGCGAGGACGACCGCGCCGAGACCGTGAGCCGCCGCCTACAGGTCTACCAGGAGCAGACGGCTGCCCTGCTGGACTACTATCGGGCGCAAGGCCTCCTGGTGCGGCTCCAGGCTGACCGCAGCATCGCCGAAGTGCGAGCCGCGGTCAATGCGGCCATTGAGGCGACGGCGCGCCGCAGAGCCCCAAAGGCCGCAGCAACCGGGCAGGGCAGCGCTTGATCACGCTGAAGTCCGAGCGCGAACTGGAGAAGATCCGGACCGCTTGTCGTATAGTCGCCGACGTGCTCGAACTGGTGCGCACCCTGGCCCGGCCAGGGGTGACGACGGCGTACCTTGACAAAGAGGCCGAAAAACGCATAATAGAGTGCGGAGCCGAGCCCGCGTTCAAAGGCCACGGGGCCTCTGGCCGACGGCTCGGCTTCCCGGCCAGCTTGTGCACGTCGGTGAACGAAGAAGTCGTGCACGGCATCCCCGGCGAGCGCGTTTTGCTCGACGGGGATCTGCTGAGTGTAGATGTGGGTGCGCGCTGTGCGGGCTACTACGGCGACGGCGCCGTCACGCTGCCGATCGGCCGGGTGGCACCCGCGGCGCAACATTTGGTGGACGTTTGCCTGGAGGCCCTGCACCGAGGCATCCAGGCCGCCGGCCCGGGCCGGCGCCTTGCCGACATCAGCCGCAGCGTGCAGCGGCACGTCGAGGCGCACGGCTTCTCGGTGGTGCGCGACCTGGTCGGCCACGGCATCGGCTCGAGCCTTTGGGAAGAGCCGCAAGTGCCGAATTTCTACAGCCCGAGCCTGCGCGACGTCGTGTTGCGGCCGGGCATGGTGCTGGCGATTGAGCCGATGATCAACGCCGGCAAGTGGCAGGTGAAGACCCTGGCGAACCGTTGGACGGTGGTGAGCGCCGACGGCTCGCTCTCGGCCCATTTCGAGCACACCGTGTGCATCACGGCGAGCGGGGTGGAAGTGATGACGACGCCTCCTCGCCAGAAGGGCTAGGCCAGCGAATGGGCAAAGAGCAAGGGATCCGTGTCGAAGCCACCGTGAGAGAATCGCTCCCGAACGCCGTGTTCCGGGTGCAACTGGAGAACGGCCACATTGTGACCGCGCACGTCTCCGGCAAGATGCGGATGCACTTCATCCGCATCCTTCCCGGCGACCGCGTGACCGTGGAACTGTCGCCCTACGACCTGAGCAAGGGGCGGATTGTGTACCGCGAGTAGCCGCCCCGGGCGGCGCGGAAGGACGAACGACCCATGAAAGTGCGTTCCTCGATTCGACGGGTGTGTGAGAACTGCAAGCTCGTGCGGCGCCGGGGCGTGGTGCGCGTGCTCTGCACGAACCCGCGCCACAAGCAGCGCCAGGGCTGAGCGCCCCGCGAGGCCGCATCACGAAAGGAATCTCGAGCATGCCGCGAGTCGCTGGCGTGGACATTCCAGCCAACAAGCGCAGCGTGGTTGCGCTGACCTACATCTACGGGATCGGGCCGACCTCGGCGAAGCGTATCCTTCAGCAGGCCGGCATAGACGAAAACGTGCGCGCCAAGGACCTCTCGGAAGACGAGCTGTCGCGCATCGCCTCGATCGTGGACAAGAACTACATGGTCGAGGGCGAGCTTCGCCGCCTGCTCTCGCAGAACATCTCGCGGCTGCGCGAGATCGGGTGCTACCGCGGCCTGCGGCATCGCCTGGGCCTCCCGGTCCGGGGCCAGCGCACCCGCACCAACGCGCGCACGCGCAAGGGGCCGCGCAAGACCGTGGCCGGCAAGAAGAGCGTCAAGGAACAGCGCGGCTGAGCCGTCAGCACAGGAGCACGCATGGGCAAGACCGCTACCCCGACCAAAGGCCCCAAGGCGACGCGGAGGCGCGTTCGACGCACCGTCTCGCTCGGGGTCGCTCACATCCAGGCCTCGTTCAACAACACGGTGGTCACCATCACCGACCTCAACGGCGACGCCCTGTGCTGGGCCTCGTCCGGCAGCATCGGCTTCAAAGGCTCGCGCAAGAGCACGCCCTTCGCCGCCCAGCGGGCCGCCGAGAGCGTGGCGCAGCAGGCCCAGAAGCTCGGCGTCCGAGCCGTCGAGGTCCGAGTCAAAGGGCCCGGCTCCGGCCGTGAATCCGCCATTCGCGCCCTCCAGGCCGCCGGCCTGGAAATCAAGTCCATCGAGGACGTCACCCCCCTGCCTCACAATGGCTGCCGCCCGCGCAAGAAGCGGCGTGTATGAGTGAGGGAGCTTGAGAGGAGTTCCAGCCGTTGGGTAGAGATGCCGGTCCGAAGTGCAGACTCTGTCGCCGGGAAGGCATGAAGCTGTTCCTCAAGGGGCCGCGGTGCGAGAGCGCCAAGTGCGCCGTCAGCCGCCGCGACTACCCGCCCGGAATGCATGCGTGGCGCCGCGCCAAGTTCTCCGCCTACGGGGCTCAGCTCCGCGAGAAGCAGAAGCTAAAGAGATTCTATGGGATCCTGGAGCGCCAGTTCCGCCGCTACTTCGCCGAGGCCGAGCGGCAGGCGGGGAACACGGGGGAGAACCTGCTGCTCGCCCTCGAACGCCGGCTCGACAACGTGCTTCACCAGCTCGGCCTGGCCGCCTCCCGCGCCCAGGCGCGGCAGTTGATCACCCACGGGCACATCGAGGTGAACGGGGCCAGCATCACCTCGCCCTCGCACCCTGTGCGGCCCGGCGACGTGATTGCGCCCCGGCGCAGCGAGGCAACCGCCAAGCTCATCGCGCACGCGCGCGAGGCCGCGAAGGGCCGTGCTGTGCCCAGTTGGCTCGAGGTTACCGAGGAACCCCTGCAAGGGCGTGTGGTCAACCTGCCCAACCGCGAAGAGGTCGGCATCGAGGTCAGGGAACAGCTCATCGTCGAGCTGTGCTCCAAGTAGCCTGAGGGACGAACGGTTCCGGATCCAGAACCCGGCCGCAACGCCGTGAACGGCGGCCCCCGCCGGGAGGAGAAACGAATGCGAATCCGCTGGCGAGGTTTCGAGCTCCCGACCCGCGTCGTGTGTGAGCGCGAGTCGTTGACCGGCTCGTACGGCAAGTTCATCGCCGAGCCCTTCGAGCGGGGCTTCGGCACCACCATAGGCAACAGCCTGCGGCGCGTCCTCCTCTCGTCCATCGAGGGCGCGGCTGTGACCTCGGTGCGCATCGAAGGCGTGCAGCACCAGTACTCCACCATCGCGGGCGTCGTGGAGGACGTCACCGATATCATCCTCAATATCAAACAGATCCGCCTTCGCCTCTTGTCCGAAGGGCCCAAGGTCCTGAAGATTGAACGCCGCACGCGCGGCGAAGTCACGGCGGCCGATATCCAGGCCGACCCGGACGTCGAGATCGTGAACCCCGAACTCCACATTGCCACCCTCAACGAGGACGTTCCGTTCATCGTCGAGATGGGGGCCCGCCGGGGCAGGGGGTATGCGACGGCCGAGGAGAACACCAAGCCTGAGCAGGAGATTGGGGTCATCCCGGTCGACTCGCTCTTCTCTCCCGTGCGCCGCGTGAACTACAGGGCAGAGAACACCCGTGTCGGCCAGAAGACGAACTATGATCGCCTGACCGTCGAGATCTGGACCGATGGCACCGTGAGCCCGGAGATCGGCCTGGTGGAGGCGTCGAGAATCCTCCGCAAGCACCTCGACCCGTTCATCCTGTACTTCGAAATCGGGCGCGAGCTGCCTGCCGAGAAGACCGAGAAGGCGGCCAAACGCCGCGAGCCGAGACAGATCTCCGACGAACTCAGCCGTCGGCTCGGCATGACGATTGAGGAACTCGACCTGTCCGTGCGCGCGCAGAACTGCCTGGAATCGGAGAACATCCAGACCGTGCGCGATCTCATCGTGAGGACCGAGGCCCAGCTCCTGGCCGTGCGGAACCTGGGCAAGACCTCGTTGCAGGACATCAAGAACAAACTCGCCAATCTGGGCCTGTCGCTCGGCATGAGCATTGACGCTCTCCCGGCCGCCGAAGGCGAGGCAGCGCGAAGCGAGAGCTGACCATGAGACATCGAAAGGGCGGAAGAAAACTCAGTCGCACCGACGCGCACCGCAAGGCCATGCTGCGCAACCTCGTCAGCAGCCTGCTGACGGCGGAGGCGAAGGACGGCATGCCGCCCCGCGTGACCACCACGGTGCCGAAGGCCAAGGAAGCGCGGCGCGTGGCCGAGCGGGCCATCACGCTGGGCAAGAAGGGCACGCTCCACGCCCGGAGGCAGGCCCTCGAACTCCTGGCGAACAAGCGCGTCGTGAAGCAGCTGTTCGAGAACGTGGCGCCCCTGTACGCCG encodes:
- the rplO gene encoding 50S ribosomal protein L15 produces the protein MNLNDVKSIPTGRKRARRVGRGESSGSGKTSGRGTSGQRSRSGRKGHGIYEGGQMPLFRRLPKRGFNNIVFARRYAVVNVGDLNGFGDGQEVDPAALIQAGLITRVLDGVKILAHGELQRKLTVKAHRFSGAALAKIQAAGGEAVVL
- the secY gene encoding preprotein translocase subunit SecY, producing MLRTFANIFRVPDLRKKVLVTLFMIVVFRLGTYVPLPGINTAAVTQVVDKFREGGRSAAGRALSLIDLFTGGALGRCTVFALGIMPYISASIIFQLLTTVIKPLEELQREGEAGRKKINQYTRYATVVLCMVQSFFMSSWIEGRPFEVQLVTPGMQAGPWFEISTMLALTAGSVFLMWLGETLTEHGIGNGISVLIMAGIVDRMPTAAQQLWNRVDWSRPFTPEAGRMNVLMLAFFLAIYLGVVVGVVMITQGQRRVTVQQAKHTRGHRVYGGQRHYMPLRVGQAGVIPIIFAQSLLTFPNIIFGSLSARWPSFGFIAAAFQVGSFTYTFVYILLIVFFCYFWTAVVFNPLKMAEEMKNYGHFVPGIRPGKMTAQYLERLMTRITLAGSAFLAFIAVLPQLIHSSLDVDVNVAYLYGGTSLLIIVGVALEIVQKIESHLLMRHYEGFMKKGRIHGRSSW
- a CDS encoding adenylate kinase, encoding MRLVFLGPPGAGKGTQAMQQAEQRGLRYIATGDELRKAIAAGTPLGLQAKAYTSTGRLVPDEVIIGLARELLEQPGAEAGVIFDGFPRTIGQAEALDALLRERGEALDAVLYFDVSSDAVVKRLSGRRVCRQCGATFHVESLPSQRGDVCDRCGGALYQREDDRAETVSRRLQVYQEQTAALLDYYRAQGLLVRLQADRSIAEVRAAVNAAIEATARRRAPKAAATGQGSA
- the map gene encoding type I methionyl aminopeptidase, translated to MITLKSERELEKIRTACRIVADVLELVRTLARPGVTTAYLDKEAEKRIIECGAEPAFKGHGASGRRLGFPASLCTSVNEEVVHGIPGERVLLDGDLLSVDVGARCAGYYGDGAVTLPIGRVAPAAQHLVDVCLEALHRGIQAAGPGRRLADISRSVQRHVEAHGFSVVRDLVGHGIGSSLWEEPQVPNFYSPSLRDVVLRPGMVLAIEPMINAGKWQVKTLANRWTVVSADGSLSAHFEHTVCITASGVEVMTTPPRQKG
- the infA gene encoding translation initiation factor IF-1, whose amino-acid sequence is MGKEQGIRVEATVRESLPNAVFRVQLENGHIVTAHVSGKMRMHFIRILPGDRVTVELSPYDLSKGRIVYRE
- the rpmJ gene encoding 50S ribosomal protein L36; amino-acid sequence: MKVRSSIRRVCENCKLVRRRGVVRVLCTNPRHKQRQG
- the rpsM gene encoding 30S ribosomal protein S13; this encodes MPRVAGVDIPANKRSVVALTYIYGIGPTSAKRILQQAGIDENVRAKDLSEDELSRIASIVDKNYMVEGELRRLLSQNISRLREIGCYRGLRHRLGLPVRGQRTRTNARTRKGPRKTVAGKKSVKEQRG
- the rpsK gene encoding 30S ribosomal protein S11 gives rise to the protein MGKTATPTKGPKATRRRVRRTVSLGVAHIQASFNNTVVTITDLNGDALCWASSGSIGFKGSRKSTPFAAQRAAESVAQQAQKLGVRAVEVRVKGPGSGRESAIRALQAAGLEIKSIEDVTPLPHNGCRPRKKRRV
- the rpsD gene encoding 30S ribosomal protein S4 yields the protein MGRDAGPKCRLCRREGMKLFLKGPRCESAKCAVSRRDYPPGMHAWRRAKFSAYGAQLREKQKLKRFYGILERQFRRYFAEAERQAGNTGENLLLALERRLDNVLHQLGLAASRAQARQLITHGHIEVNGASITSPSHPVRPGDVIAPRRSEATAKLIAHAREAAKGRAVPSWLEVTEEPLQGRVVNLPNREEVGIEVREQLIVELCSK
- a CDS encoding DNA-directed RNA polymerase subunit alpha, which encodes MRIRWRGFELPTRVVCERESLTGSYGKFIAEPFERGFGTTIGNSLRRVLLSSIEGAAVTSVRIEGVQHQYSTIAGVVEDVTDIILNIKQIRLRLLSEGPKVLKIERRTRGEVTAADIQADPDVEIVNPELHIATLNEDVPFIVEMGARRGRGYATAEENTKPEQEIGVIPVDSLFSPVRRVNYRAENTRVGQKTNYDRLTVEIWTDGTVSPEIGLVEASRILRKHLDPFILYFEIGRELPAEKTEKAAKRREPRQISDELSRRLGMTIEELDLSVRAQNCLESENIQTVRDLIVRTEAQLLAVRNLGKTSLQDIKNKLANLGLSLGMSIDALPAAEGEAARSES
- the rplQ gene encoding 50S ribosomal protein L17, translating into MRHRKGGRKLSRTDAHRKAMLRNLVSSLLTAEAKDGMPPRVTTTVPKAKEARRVAERAITLGKKGTLHARRQALELLANKRVVKQLFENVAPLYAARNGGYTRIVRLVKTRVGDASPLCYLELVSEAAGGAQKAAEPVAPKVATAAGGEAGAGKP